One stretch of Armigeres subalbatus isolate Guangzhou_Male chromosome 2, GZ_Asu_2, whole genome shotgun sequence DNA includes these proteins:
- the LOC134209882 gene encoding uncharacterized protein LOC134209882 gives MEKRLDANSELKAMYTAFMHEYLQMGHMKAVQADDEDSTPEYCIPHHCVLKPDSPTTKLRVVFDASCPTDTGVSLNHVLMVGLVVQDYLRSILLRFRMYKYAVVGDAEKMYRMVWQQASDQLLHKTFWRDSSQEPLETYKFTTVTYGTSSVPYLATRCLNKCEDESAERYRAAAAVVEKSFYVDDMMAGSHTIEEGKQLSKDVL, from the coding sequence ATGGAGAAACGGCTGGATGCCAATTCGGAATTGAAAGCCATGTACACGGCATTTATGCATGAGTATCTTCAGATGGGGCACATGAAAGCGGTACAGGCGGACGACGAGGACTCGACTCCGGAATACTGCATTCCCCATCACTGTGTGCTGAAACCAGACAGCCCCACAACCAAACTTAGGGTGGTTTTTGATGCATCCTGTCCAACAGATACGGGTGTGTCCTTGAACCATGTTTTGATGGTTGGGCTGGTCGTTCAAGATTATCTGCGAAGCATCTTACTGCGGTTCCGGATGTATAAGTACGCGGTCGTTGGAGATGCAGAAAAAATGTACCGAATGGTATGGCAGCAAGCATCGGATCAGTTGCTGCACAAGACTTTCTGGAGGGATTCGAGTCAGGAGCCACTAGAGACGTATAAGTTCACCACAGTCACATACGGCACATCATCTGTGCCTTATCTTGCTACTAGGTGCCTGAACAAGTGCGAGGATGAGAGTGCGGAGCGCTATCGTGCAGCTGCAGCTGTCGTTGAAAAGAGTTTTTATGTAGATGATATGATGGCAGGATCACACACAATAGAAGAAGGGAAGCAGCTGAGCAAAGACGTGCTATAG